One window of Bacillus sp. THAF10 genomic DNA carries:
- a CDS encoding TraR/DksA C4-type zinc finger protein, with amino-acid sequence MNLTTDEKKHFKEKLEKMKENIESKQGQSVREQSLKESTGEITSGIGNHLAEGNAERVEREQEQTFEQIDERLLEEIEDALERLEEGTFGICVDTGEEIPYERLEAIPYAKRTASAQEKFDKGL; translated from the coding sequence ATGAATCTAACTACGGATGAAAAAAAACACTTTAAAGAGAAATTAGAAAAGATGAAAGAAAATATAGAGTCAAAACAAGGGCAGAGTGTACGGGAACAATCATTAAAAGAGTCAACTGGCGAAATCACTTCAGGGATAGGTAATCATTTGGCAGAAGGGAATGCAGAGCGAGTAGAAAGAGAACAGGAGCAAACCTTTGAACAAATAGATGAACGATTACTTGAAGAAATTGAGGATGCACTGGAACGATTGGAAGAAGGCACATTTGGTATTTGCGTGGATACAGGGGAAGAGATTCCCTATGAACGCTTAGAAGCAATTCCTTATGCCAAACGTACCGCAAGCGCGCAAGAGAAATTTGATAAAGGATTATAA
- the ilvB gene encoding biosynthetic-type acetolactate synthase large subunit: MTGSRMIVEALKEEAVEVIFGYPGGAVLNIYDALYDGGIPHLLTRHEQGAIHAAEGYARITGKPGVVIATSGPGATNIVTGLADAMMDSLPLVVITGQVNSQVLGSDAFQEAPTLGISMPITKHNFQVQDVKELPRIFKEAFHIAATGRPGPVLIDIPKDVTAVSGIFDYTKEVHLPGYKLQIEPDGKAVRKVATAIKQAKKPVILAGAGVLHSKATEVLKNLVAKTTIPVVNTLLGLGCFPSDHPLFLGMAGMHGTYTANIALYEADLIINIGARFDDRLTGNLQEFAKFAQVVHFDIDPSEIGKNVPTDYPVIGDARKSIELLLTELSESGETGEWLERLFCLKEEYPLWYKEDDQTFKPQKLVELVHEMTKGEAIVTTDVGQHQMWTAQFHGFQKPNKWVTSGGLGTMGFGLPAAIGAQVAEQDAVVVAILGDAGFQMTLQELAVLKEYKLPVKVVLVNNQSMGMVRQWQQLFYQERYSESLLPNQPDYIKLSDAFGIKAALVHNEAEFRAAFAEALSLDEAFLIDCRVTQLENVYPMIAPGKGIQEMEGVKP, from the coding sequence ATGACGGGATCAAGAATGATAGTAGAAGCTCTCAAAGAAGAAGCAGTGGAAGTGATTTTTGGTTATCCAGGGGGAGCAGTGCTCAATATTTATGATGCCTTATACGACGGGGGCATTCCTCATCTATTAACAAGACACGAGCAAGGAGCCATTCATGCAGCAGAAGGATATGCAAGAATAACTGGCAAGCCCGGTGTGGTTATTGCGACTTCTGGTCCAGGTGCGACAAATATTGTGACAGGTCTTGCAGATGCAATGATGGATTCCCTTCCCTTAGTAGTCATCACGGGCCAGGTGAATTCTCAGGTACTCGGATCTGATGCCTTCCAAGAGGCGCCGACACTTGGTATTTCCATGCCGATTACTAAGCATAATTTTCAGGTGCAGGACGTGAAAGAGCTACCGCGAATCTTTAAAGAAGCTTTTCATATCGCAGCTACCGGCAGACCAGGACCAGTACTGATTGACATTCCAAAGGATGTGACAGCTGTATCTGGTATTTTTGATTACACAAAGGAAGTTCATCTTCCGGGCTATAAGTTACAAATAGAGCCTGATGGGAAAGCAGTTCGGAAAGTAGCCACCGCCATAAAACAGGCGAAAAAACCGGTAATTTTAGCTGGAGCAGGCGTGCTCCATAGTAAAGCGACAGAAGTTTTAAAAAACCTTGTCGCTAAAACTACCATTCCTGTAGTGAACACTTTGCTTGGACTGGGATGCTTTCCTAGTGATCACCCTTTGTTTCTTGGAATGGCAGGAATGCATGGGACCTACACGGCGAACATTGCCTTATACGAAGCTGATTTAATAATAAATATTGGAGCAAGGTTTGATGATCGACTTACAGGCAACCTACAAGAATTTGCAAAGTTTGCCCAAGTTGTTCATTTTGATATTGATCCTTCTGAGATTGGAAAAAATGTTCCAACAGATTATCCCGTCATTGGGGATGCAAGAAAGTCTATAGAGCTTCTCTTAACGGAGCTTTCTGAAAGTGGAGAAACAGGAGAGTGGCTAGAGAGGCTTTTCTGTTTAAAAGAAGAATACCCTTTATGGTACAAAGAGGATGACCAAACCTTTAAACCTCAAAAACTAGTGGAATTAGTCCACGAGATGACAAAGGGAGAGGCTATTGTCACAACAGATGTTGGTCAGCACCAGATGTGGACGGCTCAATTTCACGGCTTTCAAAAACCAAACAAATGGGTCACTTCTGGAGGCCTTGGAACGATGGGATTTGGGCTTCCTGCTGCAATTGGTGCACAAGTGGCAGAGCAGGATGCAGTAGTTGTTGCCATTCTAGGAGATGCTGGTTTTCAAATGACCTTACAGGAACTTGCCGTATTAAAAGAATATAAGCTCCCCGTTAAAGTGGTGCTCGTAAACAATCAATCTATGGGAATGGTACGACAATGGCAACAGCTATTCTATCAGGAGCGTTACTCAGAATCTTTGCTGCCTAATCAACCTGATTATATTAAGCTATCAGATGCCTTTGGGATTAAAGCAGCACTTGTACACAATGAAGCAGAATTCCGTGCAGCATTTGCGGAAGCTCTCTCTTTGGATGAAGCTTTCCTGATAGATTGCAGAGTTACACAACTGGAAAATGTTTACCCAATGATTGCTCCTGGTAAGGGAATTCAAGAAATGGAAGGTGTGAAGCCATGA
- the ilvD gene encoding dihydroxy-acid dehydratase encodes MRSNTIKRGIDRAPHRSLLHAAGVKPEDMDKPFIGVCNSYVDIIPGHMHLNKFAEVVKEAIREAGGVPFEFNTIGVDDGIAMGHIGMRYSLPSRELIADSAETVINAHWFDGVFYIPNCDKITPGMLMAAARTNVPAVFVSGGPMEAGRTKDGRPLSLVSVFEGVGSVLSGKMSREELLEIESSACPTCGSCSGMFTANSMNTLMEMLGVALPGNGTMVATSNERHNLIKEAAKHLIRQIEDDVRPRDIITKEAIDDAFALDMAMGGSTNTVLHTLAIAYEAGIDYKLEDVNKIAERVPYLCKVSPASDYSMQDVHEAGGVSAIIKELCQIEGAIHPERLTISGKPIGEVVAQAEIVNSEVIRKQDNPYSPVGGLSILFGNLAPNGGVIKVGAVDPSIKTFTGEAIIYESQEEAQQGIDSGEVKEGHVVVIRYEGPKGGPGMPEMLAPTSSIAGRGLSTKVALITDGRFSGATRGISIGHISPEAAEGGPIAFVKNGDVIQIDLTARSIHLLVEKEELEKRKENWKQPEPKVKSGYLARYSALVTSANTGGVLKV; translated from the coding sequence ATGAGAAGTAATACAATCAAACGGGGTATTGATAGAGCGCCTCATCGCAGCTTGTTACATGCAGCGGGAGTTAAACCGGAAGATATGGATAAACCATTTATTGGTGTCTGTAATTCTTATGTGGATATCATTCCAGGACATATGCATCTGAATAAATTTGCCGAAGTAGTAAAGGAAGCGATTCGCGAAGCAGGTGGGGTACCATTTGAATTTAATACCATTGGTGTTGATGATGGAATAGCCATGGGACATATTGGAATGAGGTATTCGTTACCAAGCAGAGAACTTATTGCAGATTCGGCAGAGACCGTCATTAATGCGCATTGGTTTGATGGTGTGTTTTATATTCCAAACTGTGACAAAATTACCCCTGGGATGCTAATGGCTGCGGCAAGAACGAATGTGCCGGCTGTATTCGTATCCGGTGGACCGATGGAAGCAGGAAGGACAAAGGACGGAAGGCCACTTTCGCTTGTTTCTGTTTTTGAAGGTGTTGGAAGTGTACTTTCTGGAAAAATGTCTCGAGAAGAGCTACTTGAAATCGAATCCAGTGCTTGTCCAACTTGTGGGTCTTGCTCGGGAATGTTCACAGCAAACTCCATGAATACGTTAATGGAAATGCTTGGAGTTGCTCTACCTGGTAACGGTACCATGGTGGCAACATCTAATGAACGTCACAATCTAATCAAGGAAGCTGCCAAGCATTTAATTCGTCAAATAGAGGATGATGTCAGACCGAGGGATATAATCACCAAGGAAGCAATTGATGATGCATTTGCTCTTGATATGGCAATGGGGGGTTCGACGAATACAGTCTTACATACCCTTGCAATCGCGTATGAGGCTGGCATTGATTATAAGCTAGAAGATGTTAATAAAATTGCAGAACGGGTTCCATACTTGTGCAAGGTCAGCCCTGCTTCAGATTATTCGATGCAAGATGTTCATGAGGCAGGTGGAGTTAGTGCCATCATTAAAGAATTATGTCAGATTGAAGGCGCGATCCATCCAGAACGACTCACGATTTCAGGTAAACCAATCGGGGAGGTAGTAGCACAAGCTGAAATTGTAAATAGTGAGGTTATTCGAAAACAAGATAATCCGTATAGCCCTGTTGGTGGATTAAGTATTCTCTTTGGTAACCTGGCACCAAATGGCGGCGTCATTAAAGTTGGTGCTGTTGACCCTTCTATAAAAACCTTTACTGGAGAAGCAATTATTTATGAATCACAGGAAGAAGCGCAACAAGGCATTGACAGCGGAGAAGTTAAAGAAGGTCATGTGGTGGTTATCCGCTATGAAGGTCCAAAAGGCGGACCGGGTATGCCAGAGATGCTAGCTCCCACCTCCTCCATTGCTGGACGTGGATTGTCTACAAAGGTTGCACTGATCACGGATGGAAGATTTTCCGGCGCTACTAGAGGCATTTCAATTGGACATATCTCACCAGAAGCTGCAGAAGGAGGACCCATCGCTTTTGTGAAAAATGGGGATGTGATTCAAATTGATTTAACTGCGCGTAGCATCCATCTTTTAGTGGAAAAGGAAGAGCTGGAAAAACGAAAAGAAAACTGGAAACAGCCTGAGCCTAAGGTGAAAAGTGGATATCTGGCCAGATATTCCGCACTCGTTACCTCTGCCAATACAGGAGGCGTTTTAAAAGTATAA
- the ilvE gene encoding branched-chain-amino-acid transaminase: MCRYIYMNGELVEKEKAVVSVYDHGFLYGDGVFEGIRMYNGNVFRLKEHLERLYDSARSVLLNVPYTMSELEEIIAETLRKNELHDTAYIRLVLSRGVGDLGLDPTKCKTPNLIVIAEQLALFPKELYDVGIRMVTVPTRRNRPDILSPKVKSLNYLNNIMVKAEANMAGADEALTLNTEGYVAEGSGQNIFILKGNKLLTPPSYVGALEGITRNAIIELAGEMGYDVQEQPFTRHDVYVADEVFLTGTAAEVIPVISLDGREIADGTPGKETHKILDRFRQMVVEDGYKVYPEESKVGWEISGGVLLGEALNH; the protein is encoded by the coding sequence ATGTGTAGATACATCTATATGAATGGTGAGCTAGTAGAAAAAGAAAAGGCAGTTGTATCTGTATATGATCACGGATTCTTATATGGCGACGGTGTTTTTGAAGGAATCCGAATGTATAACGGAAATGTGTTCCGCCTAAAAGAGCATTTGGAAAGACTTTATGATTCAGCAAGATCTGTGCTTTTGAATGTCCCCTACACCATGTCTGAACTCGAGGAAATTATTGCGGAGACCTTAAGGAAAAATGAATTGCACGATACCGCGTATATTCGTTTGGTCCTATCAAGAGGAGTCGGCGATCTCGGTTTAGATCCCACTAAATGCAAAACTCCAAACTTAATTGTCATTGCTGAGCAGCTGGCATTATTCCCAAAAGAGCTTTATGACGTAGGAATTAGAATGGTGACGGTTCCTACAAGAAGAAATCGCCCAGATATTTTAAGTCCAAAAGTGAAATCCCTAAATTATTTGAACAATATCATGGTCAAAGCCGAAGCAAATATGGCCGGAGCTGATGAGGCCCTCACATTAAACACAGAAGGGTACGTTGCAGAAGGCTCTGGACAAAATATTTTCATTCTTAAAGGCAATAAGCTTCTTACCCCACCAAGCTACGTAGGCGCGCTTGAAGGAATTACAAGAAACGCAATCATCGAACTTGCTGGGGAAATGGGATATGACGTACAGGAGCAGCCCTTTACTAGACATGATGTGTATGTAGCTGATGAGGTATTTCTTACTGGTACTGCTGCTGAAGTAATTCCAGTAATTTCTTTAGATGGAAGAGAGATTGCAGATGGAACACCAGGTAAAGAAACACATAAAATCTTAGACCGTTTCCGCCAAATGGTAGTGGAGGATGGCTATAAAGTATATCCAGAAGAGTCGAAGGTCGGGTGGGAAATTAGCGGTGGAGTGCTTTTAGGAGAAGCATTAAACCATTAA
- a CDS encoding long-chain fatty acid--CoA ligase → MMNVPMTVSSMLERAERFFPNKEVVSRTLTGVQRLSYRKIGERTRRLSSALEKIGVQKGDRVGTFAWNHHRHLEAYFGIPGMGAVLHTINIRLAPEHVTYIVNHAEDSVLLVDEDLLPLIERVKDQLSTVKAFIIMTDKEKIPTTSLHPVFSYEDLLETADPNYAFVKDIDENDPAGICYTSATTGNPKGVVYSHRSLVLHSFALGLADTAALSEYDVCMPVVPMFHANAWGLPFAATWFGTTQVLPGPQFTPQLLAEMIEKEKVTVTAGVPTIWLGLLNELEKGSYDTSSLRAILCGGSAAPRGMIKAFETKYGIPFLHAYGMTETTPLATVSRLKSHQTELDEEKMLDIRSMQGLLVPGLEMKVIGAEGEVEWNGAEMGELCLRGPWIADEYYKDERSADAFVDGWLHTGDVVTIDPEGVVKIVDRTKDLIKSGGEWISSVDLENAIMAHEAVFEASVVALPHEEWQERPVACVVLKDAYKGKVEKREIIDFIAPQFAKWWLPDEVIFMEEIPKTSVGKFLKRALRDIVEKEMKSTVE, encoded by the coding sequence ATGATGAATGTACCAATGACAGTTAGTTCGATGCTGGAAAGAGCGGAGAGATTCTTTCCAAACAAAGAGGTTGTTTCTAGAACGTTAACTGGTGTCCAAAGGCTGTCTTATCGTAAAATTGGCGAAAGAACACGGAGGCTATCCAGTGCATTGGAGAAAATTGGAGTACAAAAAGGCGATAGGGTTGGAACGTTTGCATGGAATCACCACAGACATTTAGAAGCTTATTTTGGTATCCCAGGTATGGGCGCTGTGCTGCATACGATTAATATTCGGTTAGCGCCAGAGCATGTCACCTATATTGTCAATCATGCAGAGGACTCTGTATTGCTAGTGGATGAAGATCTCCTCCCGTTAATAGAAAGAGTAAAAGACCAACTTTCAACAGTCAAAGCATTCATCATCATGACAGATAAAGAAAAGATACCTACCACCTCTTTGCATCCGGTTTTTTCTTACGAAGATCTATTAGAAACAGCCGATCCTAATTACGCTTTTGTAAAAGACATAGATGAAAATGACCCAGCTGGTATCTGCTATACCTCTGCAACAACTGGTAATCCAAAAGGAGTAGTGTATTCTCACCGTTCACTTGTTCTTCATAGCTTTGCCCTTGGTTTAGCTGATACGGCTGCGCTTTCTGAATATGACGTATGCATGCCGGTAGTTCCGATGTTTCATGCTAATGCTTGGGGTTTGCCTTTTGCGGCTACTTGGTTTGGTACCACTCAAGTTCTACCAGGCCCACAATTCACTCCACAATTGCTGGCTGAAATGATCGAAAAGGAGAAAGTAACCGTAACCGCAGGAGTACCAACCATTTGGCTAGGCTTATTAAATGAACTGGAGAAAGGCTCTTATGATACCTCTAGTTTACGTGCCATATTATGTGGAGGTTCAGCTGCACCAAGAGGAATGATTAAAGCATTTGAAACGAAGTATGGCATTCCATTCCTTCATGCGTATGGCATGACAGAAACAACCCCTCTTGCAACAGTGTCTAGGCTTAAGAGTCATCAAACGGAGCTTGACGAAGAGAAAATGCTTGATATCCGTTCCATGCAGGGATTATTAGTTCCAGGCTTAGAAATGAAGGTCATTGGTGCAGAAGGAGAAGTAGAATGGAATGGGGCGGAAATGGGTGAGCTATGCTTGCGAGGCCCTTGGATTGCCGATGAATATTATAAGGATGAGCGCTCAGCTGATGCTTTTGTGGATGGTTGGCTTCATACAGGAGATGTGGTCACGATTGATCCTGAAGGCGTAGTAAAAATTGTGGACCGAACAAAGGATTTGATAAAAAGTGGGGGAGAATGGATTTCCTCTGTAGATCTTGAAAATGCGATTATGGCGCACGAAGCAGTATTTGAAGCAAGTGTAGTTGCTCTCCCCCACGAGGAATGGCAGGAACGACCTGTTGCGTGTGTGGTTCTGAAGGATGCCTATAAGGGGAAAGTGGAAAAAAGAGAAATAATAGATTTCATCGCTCCTCAATTTGCCAAATGGTGGCTACCCGATGAAGTGATTTTCATGGAAGAAATTCCAAAAACGTCCGTGGGGAAATTTTTAAAGAGAGCGCTTAGAGATATCGTGGAAAAAGAAATGAAAAGCACAGTCGAATAA
- the ilvA gene encoding threonine ammonia-lyase IlvA yields the protein MTKVLQDRVSAMEIQQAYEVLKDVVIKTPLQLDPILSERYNCKVYLKREDQQVVRSFKLRGAFYLVQSLTEKQREKGVVCASAGNHAQGVAYACKKLEIRGKIFMPTTTPRQKVSKVEFFGGEFTEVILIGDTYDDSYHHARKVCEEQEMKFIHPFDDKLTITGQGTVGLEIEEQLTEECSHVFMSIGGGGLISGVGSYFKEKRPEVKMVGVEPFGAPSMKQSLAENQVVALQEIDSFVDGAAVKKVGDLPFELAKELIDDIIVVPEGKVCTTILDLYNENAIIAEPAGAMPIAALDFYKEQIKGKSVVCILSGGNNDLDRMQEMKERSLIYEGLKHYFIVNFPQRAGALREFMEDVLGETDDITRFEYTKKNNRDKGPVLVGVELREPDDYFSLIDRMDRKGFAYIEINKDKQLFNLLI from the coding sequence ATGACGAAAGTATTGCAAGATAGGGTATCAGCAATGGAAATTCAACAAGCATATGAGGTGCTAAAAGACGTAGTTATCAAAACACCGCTTCAGCTTGACCCGATTTTATCAGAGCGTTATAACTGTAAAGTCTATCTAAAAAGAGAGGATCAACAAGTTGTCAGGTCCTTTAAATTAAGAGGAGCCTTTTATCTTGTTCAAAGTTTAACTGAAAAACAACGTGAAAAAGGAGTAGTGTGTGCTAGCGCCGGCAACCATGCTCAAGGTGTAGCGTATGCGTGTAAAAAGCTAGAAATAAGAGGAAAAATATTTATGCCAACTACCACTCCAAGACAAAAAGTATCAAAAGTCGAATTTTTTGGAGGGGAATTCACAGAAGTTATTCTCATTGGCGACACATATGACGACTCCTATCACCATGCTAGAAAGGTTTGTGAGGAGCAAGAAATGAAGTTTATTCATCCATTTGACGATAAGCTGACGATAACTGGACAGGGAACTGTCGGGCTTGAAATAGAGGAGCAGCTGACAGAAGAGTGTTCTCATGTATTTATGAGTATTGGCGGTGGTGGTCTTATTTCAGGAGTGGGTTCCTACTTTAAAGAAAAAAGACCAGAAGTGAAAATGGTGGGTGTCGAGCCATTTGGAGCACCAAGTATGAAACAATCATTAGCTGAAAATCAGGTAGTAGCCCTTCAAGAGATTGATAGTTTCGTTGATGGTGCAGCTGTAAAAAAAGTGGGTGATCTTCCGTTTGAGCTAGCAAAGGAACTCATTGATGATATCATTGTTGTACCTGAAGGGAAGGTATGTACTACTATTCTTGATTTATACAATGAAAATGCCATAATTGCTGAACCAGCCGGCGCTATGCCTATTGCAGCTCTAGATTTTTACAAAGAGCAAATTAAAGGAAAGTCTGTCGTTTGTATTTTGAGTGGAGGAAATAATGATTTGGACCGAATGCAAGAGATGAAAGAACGGTCTCTTATCTATGAAGGCCTAAAGCATTATTTTATCGTAAATTTTCCACAACGTGCCGGCGCCTTAAGAGAATTTATGGAAGATGTCCTAGGAGAAACGGACGATATAACCCGTTTTGAATACACAAAGAAAAATAATCGAGATAAAGGACCTGTGCTGGTTGGAGTGGAGCTTAGAGAACCTGACGACTATTTTTCCTTGATTGATCGAATGGATAGAAAAGGTTTTGCCTACATTGAAATCAATAAAGATAAGCAGCTGTTTAATTTATTGATATAG
- a CDS encoding TIGR01777 family oxidoreductase produces MKKVVLAGGTGFIGRYLEEKFKNEGYQVLIISRQEQHISWTNKQAISEAVNGAEMVINLAGKSVDCRYNEKNKQEIFDSRTETTKILGEAITAAKVQPELWINSSTATIYRHAEDHPMTEETGEIGKGFSVEVAKAWEKSFFDFDLAETRQVALRIAIVLGNDGGVMTPFKNLVKFGLGGVQGPGTQMFSWIHIEDVYQIILYLKARKDLSGVFNCSAPNPISNKEFMKVLRLKMNRKLGLPSPTWMLELGAVVIRTETELILKSRWVVPERLLQNGFTFRYPTIEEALKEIIS; encoded by the coding sequence ATGAAGAAAGTCGTATTAGCTGGAGGAACGGGGTTTATTGGGCGTTACTTAGAAGAAAAATTTAAAAACGAGGGATATCAGGTCCTGATAATTTCAAGGCAAGAACAGCATATTTCCTGGACTAATAAACAAGCGATTTCAGAAGCCGTGAATGGAGCAGAAATGGTGATAAATTTAGCAGGAAAATCCGTCGATTGCCGTTACAACGAAAAAAACAAACAAGAAATTTTCGACTCGCGCACCGAAACAACAAAAATTTTAGGAGAGGCAATAACGGCTGCAAAGGTCCAACCGGAACTATGGATCAATTCAAGCACAGCAACAATCTATCGGCACGCAGAAGATCACCCGATGACAGAGGAAACAGGAGAAATCGGGAAAGGATTTTCTGTAGAAGTTGCCAAAGCATGGGAAAAGTCATTTTTTGATTTTGACTTAGCAGAAACAAGGCAGGTTGCTCTAAGGATCGCCATAGTACTTGGTAATGATGGAGGTGTGATGACGCCTTTTAAGAATTTAGTAAAGTTTGGGCTTGGAGGTGTTCAGGGACCAGGAACCCAAATGTTTAGCTGGATACATATTGAAGATGTTTACCAAATCATTTTATATCTAAAAGCAAGAAAAGATCTTTCTGGAGTATTTAATTGTTCTGCACCTAATCCTATTTCGAATAAAGAATTTATGAAGGTGTTGCGTTTGAAAATGAATAGAAAATTAGGTTTACCCTCACCAACATGGATGTTAGAGCTAGGAGCAGTCGTTATTAGAACGGAAACGGAATTAATCTTAAAAAGCAGGTGGGTAGTGCCGGAGAGATTGCTTCAAAATGGCTTTACCTTTCGATATCCTACAATTGAAGAAGCTCTTAAAGAGATTATTTCATAG
- a CDS encoding (2Fe-2S)-binding protein, which produces MEEYSTEKADEVCQPFINMEWRVKWNLDNRKWDWKQMEHYFYISKENKANLVWECSLTDIINEDNLHKLITLYGEGIRADNHSVTSMYLAGWFGYLCGWMHFLQSQSQYIQPSYITVQLYRTAKGTMLLSFTINEKHLVPLTNANVLFSFYESVMTPLYIKMSEQFDTNLQHMWYQATHSLYWISHRMIHSTKPLNQKTFVSYEQALETFKNDALPELFGASTKKNPYTKKLIFIDNPWDIQDPLPLKPSCCLAYQTKGGHFCYTCPKMKKTEREKKFHEVMEKHTTTG; this is translated from the coding sequence ATGGAAGAGTACTCTACTGAAAAGGCTGACGAAGTTTGTCAGCCTTTTATTAACATGGAATGGAGGGTGAAATGGAACTTGGACAACAGAAAATGGGATTGGAAGCAGATGGAACACTATTTTTACATTTCCAAGGAGAATAAAGCGAATCTTGTCTGGGAATGTAGTTTAACAGATATCATTAACGAAGATAATCTACATAAATTGATAACACTATATGGAGAGGGAATCAGGGCAGACAATCATAGTGTAACGTCTATGTATTTGGCTGGCTGGTTTGGATATTTATGTGGCTGGATGCATTTTTTGCAAAGTCAATCTCAGTATATACAACCATCTTACATAACTGTTCAGCTTTACAGAACAGCTAAAGGCACCATGCTGCTCTCTTTCACTATCAATGAGAAACATTTGGTCCCTTTAACGAATGCAAATGTACTATTCTCTTTTTATGAAAGTGTGATGACTCCTTTGTATATAAAAATGAGTGAACAATTTGATACAAATTTACAACATATGTGGTATCAAGCTACACACAGTCTTTATTGGATCTCTCATCGTATGATACATTCGACCAAACCTCTTAACCAAAAAACTTTTGTGAGTTATGAACAAGCATTGGAAACCTTTAAGAACGATGCTCTCCCGGAATTGTTCGGTGCTTCTACCAAGAAAAATCCGTATACAAAAAAATTAATATTTATTGATAATCCATGGGATATACAAGATCCACTGCCATTAAAACCATCGTGTTGTCTTGCTTACCAAACCAAAGGAGGACATTTTTGCTATACTTGTCCAAAAATGAAGAAAACAGAGCGTGAGAAAAAATTTCATGAAGTAATGGAAAAGCACACTACAACTGGATAA
- the ilvN gene encoding acetolactate synthase small subunit yields the protein MKRTLSLLVNNQLGVLNRLTNLFLRKGMNIESLAVAPVNESSISMMTIVVKVVEEQEVEKIKLQLDKQIDVIQITDISEQIAMTN from the coding sequence ATGAAGCGGACACTGTCACTATTAGTCAACAATCAGCTTGGTGTGTTAAATAGGTTGACCAATTTGTTTTTACGGAAAGGAATGAACATTGAAAGCCTTGCAGTTGCTCCAGTAAATGAATCTTCTATTTCCATGATGACCATTGTCGTAAAGGTAGTAGAGGAGCAGGAGGTAGAAAAAATAAAGCTACAACTTGATAAACAAATCGATGTGATACAAATTACTGATATATCCGAACAAATTGCTATGACAAATTGA